A region of Solanum dulcamara chromosome 7, daSolDulc1.2, whole genome shotgun sequence DNA encodes the following proteins:
- the LOC129895502 gene encoding uncharacterized protein LOC129895502, producing the protein MMSIFSSFDALSAEMLGQKVSRSWATATSDNKQQQQRVGPLGSNQKIAASPPSTSSTGELNKAGEAAPPSCPRQQRRPRCAPELDGVHCFETILPY; encoded by the coding sequence ATGATGTCAATTTTCAGTTCTTTTGATGCCCTCTCCGCTGAGATGTTGGGCCAAAAGGTGAGCCGCTCTTGGGCAACGGCCACTTCtgacaacaaacaacaacagcAACGTGTGGGCCCTCTTGGATCCAATCAAAAGATCGCCGCTTCTCCGCCGTCTACTTCCTCAACCGGTGAACTGAACAAGGCCGGAGAGGCGGCACCGCCGTCGTGCCCACGGCAGCAAAGAAGGCCGAGGTGTGCACCGGAATTGGATGGGGTCCACTGTTTCGAAACAATTCTCCCCTATTGA